The following proteins are co-located in the Streptomyces bottropensis ATCC 25435 genome:
- a CDS encoding cytochrome P450 family protein, whose product MSPTTPAQPPLVDPAELVADPYAVYGRLREAGPVHRIAGTDGLPAWLVTRYDDVREALADPRLSLDKSNAAPGGYHGLALPPALDANLLNMDPPDHTRIRRLVSRAFTPRQTARLRDPIRRTADALLDAVAPYGRADLIASYAAPLPITVICDLLGVAPHDRHDFRAWTDTLIAPDPARPGRAKEAVRSILAFFTRLIDDKRADPADDLLSALIAVRDDEDRLSEDELMSLAFLILIAGYENTVHLIGNSTLALLSNPDQLSVLRADPGQLAGAIEELARFDGPVPLAIRRFPVEDVIIGGVRVPAGQTVLLSLAAAHRDPRRFVGPDRLDLDRDATGHLALGHGIHYCLGAPLARMETEIALAALLDRFPGLALDIAPDAVRRRPSMRARGLLDLPVRF is encoded by the coding sequence ATGTCCCCCACAACTCCGGCTCAGCCGCCCCTCGTTGATCCTGCCGAGCTGGTCGCGGATCCGTACGCGGTCTACGGGCGGCTTCGCGAGGCGGGGCCCGTGCATCGCATCGCCGGAACGGACGGGCTGCCCGCCTGGCTGGTCACGCGCTACGACGATGTGCGCGAGGCCCTTGCCGACCCCCGGCTCTCTCTCGACAAGAGCAACGCGGCACCCGGTGGCTACCACGGGCTCGCGCTGCCGCCGGCGCTGGACGCGAACCTTCTGAACATGGACCCGCCGGACCACACCCGCATCCGGCGCCTGGTGTCCCGGGCGTTCACCCCACGTCAGACGGCCCGGCTGCGCGACCCCATCAGAAGGACCGCGGACGCGCTGCTCGACGCCGTCGCACCGTACGGCCGGGCCGATCTGATCGCCTCGTACGCGGCGCCCCTGCCGATCACCGTGATCTGCGACCTGCTCGGCGTGGCCCCGCACGACCGGCACGACTTCCGCGCCTGGACCGACACCCTGATCGCGCCGGACCCCGCCCGGCCGGGCCGGGCGAAGGAAGCCGTGCGCAGCATCCTGGCGTTCTTCACCCGGCTCATCGACGACAAGCGCGCCGACCCCGCGGACGACCTGCTCTCCGCGTTGATCGCCGTACGCGACGACGAGGACCGGTTGAGCGAGGACGAGTTGATGTCGCTCGCCTTCCTGATCCTGATCGCCGGATACGAGAACACCGTGCACCTGATCGGCAACTCCACCCTCGCTCTGCTCAGCAACCCCGACCAGCTGAGCGTGCTGCGCGCCGACCCCGGCCAACTGGCAGGCGCGATCGAGGAGTTGGCCCGCTTCGACGGTCCGGTGCCGCTGGCCATCCGGCGTTTTCCCGTCGAGGACGTCATCATCGGCGGCGTCCGCGTCCCGGCCGGGCAGACCGTCCTGCTCTCCCTGGCCGCCGCACACCGGGACCCACGCCGCTTCGTCGGACCGGACCGGCTCGACCTGGACCGTGACGCCACCGGTCATCTCGCCCTGGGGCACGGCATCCACTACTGTCTCGGCGCGCCGCTGGCCCGCATGGAGACCGAGATCGCCCTCGCCGCGCTCCTCGACCGGTTCCCCGGCCTGGCCCTCGACATCGCGCCGGACGCGGTACGTCGACGGCCGTCCATGCGCGCCCGTGGGCTGCTCGACCTGCCGGTGCGTTTCTGA
- a CDS encoding PP2C family protein-serine/threonine phosphatase: MLIVSVIVFVGLLGGSGLTWLPLLAAGPALAATTGGPRGVLWVGLLAGVLGTMLGVRDGAPGRELAAVLSALVAVTLASGLASALRGRRERVLAAVRSVAEAAQHALLQPVPATVGPFQVAVRYSAAAAEARIGGDLYALIPTPYGVRLIVGDVRGKGLPAVGIAALVLGVFREAAFEEPDLLAVVDRIERSLARNLRSDDFVTAVVAGHPGPGRLELVNCGHAPPLLVRGSGVVPVEPACPAPPLGLRALTGETPGLRILPFGDEDQLLLYTDGVTEARDRDRDFYPLAERLAHHVSDEPAHTLSALHDELLTHVGGRLHDDAALLLLRKPTAATAGQCR; encoded by the coding sequence GTGCTGATCGTCTCCGTGATCGTGTTCGTCGGCCTCCTCGGTGGCTCCGGGCTGACCTGGCTGCCGCTGCTCGCCGCGGGGCCCGCGCTGGCCGCCACCACCGGCGGGCCGCGCGGCGTCCTCTGGGTGGGTCTCCTCGCCGGGGTACTGGGCACGATGCTCGGCGTCCGGGACGGCGCGCCGGGCCGTGAGCTGGCCGCCGTCCTGTCCGCACTGGTGGCCGTCACCCTGGCGAGCGGCCTGGCCAGCGCCCTGCGCGGGCGCCGCGAGCGGGTGCTCGCGGCCGTGCGCTCGGTCGCCGAGGCCGCCCAGCACGCCCTGCTCCAGCCGGTACCGGCGACCGTCGGCCCGTTCCAGGTGGCCGTCCGCTACAGCGCCGCCGCGGCCGAGGCCCGGATCGGCGGAGATCTCTACGCCCTCATACCCACCCCGTACGGGGTCCGGCTGATCGTCGGCGATGTGCGCGGCAAGGGGCTGCCGGCGGTCGGGATAGCCGCCCTGGTGCTCGGCGTCTTTCGCGAGGCGGCGTTCGAGGAGCCCGATCTCCTCGCCGTCGTCGACCGGATCGAGCGGAGTCTGGCGCGCAATCTCCGCAGCGACGACTTCGTCACCGCGGTCGTCGCCGGGCACCCCGGCCCGGGCCGGCTGGAGCTGGTCAACTGCGGACACGCGCCGCCGCTGCTGGTGCGCGGCTCCGGGGTCGTACCGGTGGAGCCCGCCTGCCCGGCCCCGCCGCTGGGGCTGCGCGCCCTGACGGGCGAGACGCCCGGTCTGCGGATCCTGCCGTTCGGCGACGAGGATCAGCTGCTGCTCTACACCGACGGTGTCACGGAGGCCCGGGACCGCGACCGCGATTTCTACCCCCTCGCCGAGCGCCTGGCCCACCATGTGTCCGACGAGCCGGCCCACACCCTCTCGGCACTCCACGACGAACTGCTCACGCACGTGGGAGGCCGGCTCCACGACGACGCGGCGCTGCTGCTGCTCCGCAAGCCGACCGCAGCGACTGCGGGGCAGTGCAGATAG
- a CDS encoding IclR family transcriptional regulator, translating into MAVHDGPGPTLIASVQRAFRLLEAVSAHENGAPAKQLARETGLPLATAYHLLRTLVHDGYLRKLADGGFVLGDKVGALHTTGRGQALLSRVRPTLAALRDELAGAAYLTFYEDGEIRVAEIVDSPRAPRVDLWVGFEDAGHATALGKSVLRELDAESRRDYLSRHHLADLTPRTITDAPELLRRLDSSPVAPAVTDLEEYSLGTVCIAVPVYSGDTLGSLGVSLRSDRLSRLPEVRERLLPIASRVTRGLSLTI; encoded by the coding sequence ATGGCTGTGCACGACGGCCCCGGCCCCACCCTCATCGCGTCCGTTCAGCGCGCCTTCCGGTTGCTGGAGGCGGTGAGCGCGCACGAGAACGGCGCTCCGGCGAAGCAACTGGCCCGCGAGACGGGGCTGCCCCTGGCCACCGCCTACCACCTGCTGCGGACCCTGGTCCACGACGGGTACCTGCGCAAACTGGCCGACGGCGGCTTCGTCCTGGGCGACAAGGTGGGAGCGCTGCACACCACCGGGCGGGGCCAGGCGCTGCTCAGCCGGGTCCGTCCGACGCTCGCCGCGCTGCGGGACGAGCTGGCCGGCGCCGCCTACCTCACCTTCTACGAGGACGGGGAGATCCGGGTCGCCGAGATCGTGGACAGCCCCCGGGCACCCCGGGTCGATCTGTGGGTGGGCTTCGAGGACGCCGGGCACGCCACGGCGCTGGGCAAGTCGGTGCTGCGCGAGCTGGACGCGGAGTCCCGCAGGGACTATCTCTCCCGGCACCACCTGGCCGATCTCACCCCGAGGACCATCACCGACGCCCCGGAGCTGCTCCGGCGGCTGGACTCCTCGCCCGTCGCGCCGGCCGTCACGGACCTGGAGGAGTACTCCCTCGGCACGGTCTGCATCGCGGTGCCCGTGTACAGCGGGGACACGCTCGGCTCGCTCGGCGTCTCGCTGCGCTCGGACCGGCTCTCCCGGCTGCCGGAGGTCCGGGAACGGCTTCTGCCGATCGCGAGCCGCGTGACCAGGGGCCTGTCGCTCACTATCTGA